One segment of Nocardia farcinica DNA contains the following:
- a CDS encoding DUF2461 domain-containing protein, translating into MAGFGGFPLAGLDFYEDLEADNSKAFWTAHKHVYEQAVREPMTALTAELEDDFGPAKIFRPYRDVRFAKDKSPYKTAQGAVVGTAPGVGWYVQIGAPGLFVGGGFYSGSGAQVALLRRAIDDEVRGAELESVLAAVTDAGFTVGGEVLKTKPKGYDADHPRIALLRHKSLTCSREFGAPDWLPTPRAADEVRAAWEALRPLVEWLTAVVGPANA; encoded by the coding sequence ATGGCTGGATTCGGTGGTTTCCCGCTGGCGGGACTGGATTTCTACGAGGACCTGGAGGCCGACAACTCCAAGGCGTTCTGGACCGCGCACAAACACGTCTACGAGCAGGCGGTGCGCGAGCCGATGACGGCGCTGACCGCCGAACTCGAGGACGATTTCGGCCCGGCGAAGATCTTCCGCCCCTATCGCGACGTCCGCTTCGCCAAGGACAAGTCGCCCTACAAGACCGCCCAGGGCGCGGTGGTCGGAACCGCCCCGGGCGTCGGCTGGTACGTGCAGATCGGGGCGCCGGGCCTGTTCGTCGGCGGCGGCTTCTACAGCGGGTCGGGTGCGCAGGTGGCGCTGCTGCGCCGCGCGATCGACGACGAGGTCCGCGGTGCCGAGCTCGAGTCCGTGCTCGCCGCCGTGACCGACGCCGGCTTCACCGTCGGCGGCGAGGTGCTCAAGACCAAGCCCAAGGGCTACGACGCCGACCATCCGCGGATCGCCCTGCTGCGGCACAAATCGCTGACCTGCTCGCGCGAGTTCGGCGCACCCGACTGGCTGCCCACGCCACGCGCCGCCGACGAGGTGCGCGCGGCCTGGGAAGCCTTGCGACCGCTGGTGGAGTGGCTCACCGCCGTGGTCGGGCCGGCCAACGCGTGA
- the glmU gene encoding bifunctional UDP-N-acetylglucosamine diphosphorylase/glucosamine-1-phosphate N-acetyltransferase GlmU: protein MPQQTAVVVLAAGAGTRMRSKTPKVLHSLAGRSMLAHALHAANEIDPTHLITVVGHDREQVGAAVAAVAGELGREIVPALQEQQLGTGHAVQCALRALPADFAGDLLVTSADVPLLDGHTLGALLDEHRSYQERSAVTVLTFVPDDPNGYGRIVRDADGQVVEIVEHADATPEQAAITEVNSGVYAFDATVLRAMIGRLSTANAQHELYLTDVLRLAREAGHPVHGARLLDAAKVTGVNDRVQLSIATRTMNRYILERHMRAGVTIIDPASTWVDAGVRIGRDAVLRPGVQLLGSTVIGEDAEIGPDSTLTDVRVGDGAKVVRTHGEGATIGPNASVGPFAYLRPGTILGEAGKLGAFVETKNADIGAHSKVPHLTYVGDATIGEHSNIGASSVFVNYDGVKKHHTVVGSHVRTGSDTMFVAPVTVGDGAYTAAGTVLRRNVPPGALAVSGGPQKNIENWVQRHRPGTAAATAAAQALAADEKSSQATEQKDGEQ, encoded by the coding sequence ATGCCACAGCAGACCGCCGTCGTCGTTCTCGCCGCCGGAGCCGGGACGCGAATGCGGTCGAAGACCCCCAAAGTGCTGCATTCGCTTGCCGGTCGGAGCATGCTCGCCCACGCGCTGCATGCCGCGAACGAGATCGACCCGACCCATCTGATCACGGTGGTCGGCCACGACCGGGAACAGGTCGGCGCCGCGGTCGCCGCGGTCGCCGGGGAACTGGGCCGCGAGATCGTCCCCGCCCTGCAGGAACAGCAGCTCGGCACCGGCCACGCCGTGCAGTGCGCGCTGCGGGCGCTGCCCGCCGACTTCGCCGGTGACCTGCTGGTCACCTCGGCCGACGTGCCGCTGCTGGACGGGCACACCCTGGGCGCCCTGCTCGACGAGCACCGCAGCTACCAGGAGCGGTCCGCGGTGACCGTGCTGACCTTCGTTCCCGACGACCCCAACGGCTACGGGCGCATCGTCCGCGACGCCGACGGCCAGGTGGTGGAGATCGTCGAACACGCCGACGCCACCCCGGAGCAGGCCGCCATCACCGAGGTCAACTCGGGTGTCTACGCCTTCGACGCCACCGTCCTGCGCGCCATGATCGGCCGGTTGTCCACCGCCAACGCCCAGCACGAGCTGTACCTGACCGACGTGCTGCGCCTGGCGCGCGAGGCCGGGCATCCGGTGCACGGCGCGCGGCTGCTGGACGCGGCCAAGGTGACCGGCGTCAACGACCGGGTGCAGCTGTCGATCGCGACCCGCACGATGAACCGCTACATCCTCGAGCGCCACATGCGCGCCGGGGTCACCATCATCGACCCGGCCTCCACCTGGGTGGACGCCGGTGTGCGCATCGGCAGGGACGCCGTGCTCCGCCCCGGCGTGCAGTTGCTCGGCAGCACCGTGATCGGTGAGGACGCCGAGATCGGCCCGGACAGCACCCTCACCGACGTGCGGGTCGGCGACGGCGCCAAGGTGGTGCGCACGCACGGCGAGGGCGCCACCATCGGCCCGAACGCCTCCGTCGGGCCGTTCGCCTACCTGCGCCCCGGCACCATCCTCGGTGAGGCGGGCAAGCTCGGCGCGTTCGTCGAGACCAAGAACGCCGACATCGGCGCGCACTCGAAGGTGCCGCACCTGACCTACGTCGGCGACGCCACCATCGGTGAGCACAGCAACATCGGCGCGTCCAGTGTGTTCGTCAACTACGACGGGGTGAAGAAACACCACACCGTGGTCGGTTCGCACGTGCGCACCGGCAGCGACACGATGTTCGTCGCGCCGGTGACCGTGGGTGACGGCGCGTATACGGCAGCGGGTACTGTACTGCGCAGAAACGTTCCGCCCGGTGCGCTCGCGGTGTCGGGTGGGCCGCAGAAGAACATCGAGAACTGGGTGCAGCGGCACCGGCCGGGAACCGCGGCGGCGACCGCGGCGGCGCAGGCCCTCGCGGCCGACGAGAAGTCGAGTCAGGCAACAGAGCAAAAGGATGGCGAACAGTAG
- a CDS encoding MazG family protein translates to MSTERADVDLVSAGLAGAVEVMDRLWSFGGWEVTQTHDSLRPYLLEETYELLDAIGHGDAETIKEELGDLLLQVLFHSRIAEAAGEFTVHDVAAALVAKLVNRSPHLVGAAIDPGATREEKIAAQERAWQERKSAEKTRRSCLDGIAPAQPALALAEKVVARSRAAGLPDDLVPGELRVVHLGGPESAEERLRKDTLAFAARIRAAEDAAAAERGARAPLAEADWRRYWPS, encoded by the coding sequence ATGAGCACCGAACGCGCCGACGTCGACCTGGTGTCCGCGGGGCTCGCGGGCGCCGTCGAGGTGATGGACCGGCTGTGGAGCTTCGGCGGCTGGGAGGTCACCCAGACCCACGACTCGCTGCGCCCGTACCTGCTCGAGGAAACCTATGAACTGCTCGACGCCATCGGCCACGGCGACGCCGAGACCATCAAGGAGGAACTGGGTGATCTGCTGTTGCAGGTGCTGTTCCACTCCCGGATCGCCGAGGCCGCGGGCGAATTCACCGTGCACGACGTCGCCGCCGCGCTGGTCGCCAAGCTGGTGAACCGCAGCCCGCACCTGGTCGGAGCCGCCATCGACCCCGGCGCGACGCGGGAGGAGAAGATCGCCGCGCAGGAACGCGCCTGGCAGGAGCGCAAGTCCGCGGAGAAGACCCGCCGCTCCTGCCTCGACGGGATCGCGCCGGCGCAGCCCGCCCTCGCCCTCGCCGAGAAGGTCGTCGCGCGCAGCCGCGCCGCGGGGCTGCCCGACGACCTGGTGCCCGGCGAACTGCGCGTGGTCCACCTCGGTGGGCCGGAGAGCGCCGAGGAACGGTTGCGCAAGGACACGCTGGCCTTCGCCGCGCGGATTCGCGCGGCCGAGGACGCCGCCGCAGCCGAGCGCGGGGCGCGGGCGCCGCTGGCCGAGGCCGACTGGCGGCGGTACTGGCCGAGCTGA
- a CDS encoding phosphodiesterase — protein sequence MAVVLPGGVFGPVPISRVAEYPRPDHVLFHFSDTHLVAGDGDLYGDVDAERRLSQLLEHATASRIRPTAIVFTGDLADRGEPGAYDKLRALVEPFAEDLGAPVVWVMGNHDDRGTLRRHLLDERSSGQPFDRVHMIDGLRLVVLDTSVPGHHYGEISDEQLAWLREVLAEPAPFGSILAMHHPPVPCVLDLAVTVELRDQRRLADVLDGTDVRAILAGHVHFSTYATFAGIPVSVASSSCYTQDLAVAEGGIRGRDGAQAFNFVHVYPDTVVHSVVPIDAGPTVGSPATPDEAAARLAAEGIVIPPAARIPHVMRRRQSTPEADDETVR from the coding sequence ATGGCGGTCGTCCTGCCGGGAGGGGTGTTCGGTCCGGTGCCGATCAGCAGAGTCGCGGAGTATCCGCGTCCGGATCATGTTCTGTTCCATTTCAGTGATACCCACCTCGTCGCCGGTGACGGGGATCTGTACGGCGACGTGGACGCCGAGCGGCGGCTGAGCCAGCTGCTCGAGCACGCCACCGCGAGCCGGATCAGGCCGACGGCGATCGTGTTCACCGGGGATCTCGCCGATCGCGGCGAGCCGGGCGCCTACGACAAGCTGCGCGCGCTGGTGGAGCCGTTCGCCGAGGATCTGGGCGCGCCGGTGGTGTGGGTGATGGGCAACCACGACGACCGCGGCACGCTGCGCAGGCACCTGCTCGACGAGCGTTCCTCCGGGCAGCCGTTCGACCGGGTGCACATGATCGACGGGCTGCGGCTGGTGGTGCTGGACACCTCGGTGCCCGGCCACCACTACGGCGAGATCAGCGACGAGCAGCTGGCGTGGTTGCGCGAGGTGCTCGCCGAGCCCGCGCCGTTCGGCAGCATCCTGGCCATGCACCACCCGCCGGTGCCGTGCGTGCTCGACCTGGCGGTGACCGTGGAGCTACGCGACCAGCGCAGGCTGGCCGACGTGCTCGACGGCACCGACGTGCGCGCCATCCTGGCCGGGCACGTGCACTTCTCCACCTACGCCACCTTCGCGGGCATCCCGGTGTCGGTGGCCTCCTCCAGCTGCTACACCCAGGATCTGGCCGTCGCCGAGGGCGGCATCCGCGGCCGCGACGGTGCGCAGGCGTTCAACTTCGTCCACGTCTACCCGGACACCGTGGTGCACTCGGTGGTGCCCATCGACGCGGGCCCGACGGTCGGTTCCCCGGCCACGCCGGACGAGGCCGCGGCGCGGCTGGCCGCGGAGGGCATCGTGATCCCGCCCGCGGCCCGTATCCCGCACGTCATGCGGCGCCGGCAGTCGACTCCGGAAGCGGACGACGAGACGGTGCGCTGA
- a CDS encoding TetR/AcrR family transcriptional regulator — translation MARQARAEITRDSVLAGAADVFLRLGYANASLSEIIAQSNVTKGALYFHFGSKEELARAVVDQGNERLISSCQGFFDPRVPALEACIGITYVVADLSMNDPMVGAMLKLTHQIGDYRGAQGDNISKTWGETYRLLAERAIAQGDLEPDLDPEVVGLLLHEVTAGVHIVAVGTESIDQMATRMERAWHYLLPALVPAEKLSYFREFAARRLRRYVP, via the coding sequence ATGGCTAGGCAAGCGCGCGCGGAGATCACCCGCGATTCCGTCCTGGCGGGCGCTGCCGATGTCTTTCTGCGCTTGGGTTACGCGAACGCGAGCCTCAGCGAGATCATCGCGCAGTCCAATGTCACCAAGGGCGCCTTGTACTTTCACTTCGGTTCGAAGGAAGAACTGGCCCGTGCGGTCGTCGACCAGGGCAACGAGCGGCTGATCAGCTCCTGCCAGGGATTCTTCGATCCCCGGGTGCCCGCGCTGGAAGCCTGCATCGGCATCACCTACGTCGTGGCCGATCTGTCCATGAACGACCCGATGGTGGGCGCGATGCTCAAGCTCACCCACCAGATCGGCGACTACCGGGGCGCGCAGGGCGACAACATCTCCAAGACCTGGGGCGAGACCTACCGGCTGCTCGCCGAGCGGGCCATCGCCCAGGGCGACCTCGAGCCCGATCTCGACCCGGAGGTGGTCGGGCTGCTGCTGCACGAGGTGACCGCCGGTGTGCACATCGTCGCGGTCGGCACCGAATCGATCGACCAGATGGCCACCCGGATGGAACGGGCCTGGCACTACCTGCTGCCCGCCCTGGTTCCGGCCGAGAAGCTGTCGTACTTCCGGGAATTCGCCGCGCGACGGTTGCGGCGCTACGTCCCCTGA
- a CDS encoding ribose-phosphate diphosphokinase produces the protein MLFSGRAHPELAEQVAKELDVHVTPQTARDFANGETFVRFEESVRGSDAFVLQSFPAPVNQHLMEQLIMIDALKRGSAKRITAVLPFYPYGRQDKKHRGREPISARLVADLLKTAGADRIITVDLHTDQIQGFFDGPVDHMHALFQLSEHVRSNYSMENITVVSPDAGRVKVAEKWANALEGAPVAFIHKTRDPLVPNQVKSHRPVGDVDGRTCILIDDMIDTGGTIAEAVRVLREAGAGDVVIAATHGVLSSPAAERLAACGAREVVVTNTLPITEDKKFPQLTVLSIAPLLARTIREVFENGSVTGLFNGNA, from the coding sequence ATGCTCTTCTCCGGACGCGCCCATCCTGAGCTGGCCGAGCAGGTCGCCAAGGAACTCGACGTCCACGTCACCCCGCAGACCGCCCGCGATTTCGCCAACGGTGAGACCTTCGTGCGGTTCGAGGAGTCGGTGCGCGGCTCGGACGCCTTCGTGCTGCAGAGCTTCCCCGCCCCGGTGAACCAGCACCTGATGGAACAGCTCATCATGATCGACGCGCTCAAGCGCGGTTCGGCCAAGCGGATCACCGCGGTGCTGCCGTTCTACCCCTACGGCCGGCAGGACAAGAAGCACCGCGGCCGCGAGCCCATCTCCGCCCGCCTGGTCGCCGACCTGCTCAAGACCGCGGGCGCGGACCGCATCATCACCGTCGACCTGCACACCGACCAGATTCAGGGCTTCTTCGACGGTCCGGTCGATCACATGCACGCGCTGTTCCAGCTCTCCGAGCACGTGCGGTCGAACTACAGCATGGAGAACATCACCGTCGTCTCCCCCGACGCCGGTCGCGTGAAGGTGGCCGAGAAGTGGGCCAACGCCCTCGAGGGCGCGCCGGTGGCGTTCATCCACAAGACCCGCGACCCGCTGGTGCCCAACCAGGTGAAGTCGCACCGTCCGGTCGGTGACGTCGACGGGCGCACCTGCATCCTGATCGACGACATGATCGACACCGGCGGCACCATCGCCGAGGCCGTGCGGGTGCTGCGCGAGGCGGGCGCGGGCGACGTGGTCATCGCCGCCACCCACGGTGTGCTGTCCTCGCCGGCCGCCGAGCGGCTGGCCGCCTGCGGCGCCCGCGAGGTCGTGGTCACCAACACCCTGCCGATCACCGAGGACAAGAAGTTCCCGCAGCTGACGGTGCTGTCCATCGCGCCGCTGCTGGCCCGCACCATCCGCGAGGTCTTCGAGAACGGTTCGGTCACCGGGCTTTTCAACGGCAACGCCTGA
- a CDS encoding TetR/AcrR family transcriptional regulator, with amino-acid sequence MTGTQRRQQLIEIGRALFAERGYDATSIEEIAQRAQVSKPVVYEHFGGKEGLYAVVVDREMSMLLDMITSSLTQNRSRVRLEQVALALLTYIEERTDGFRILVRDQAATATAEESRYSSLLNEAVNQVAHILAGDFGRRGFDTSLATLYAQALVGMVSTAATWWLDVRVPSKEVVAAHLVNLCWNGLSHLEADPGLSSEWPTGAAAD; translated from the coding sequence ATGACAGGGACCCAACGGCGTCAGCAACTCATCGAGATCGGCCGCGCCCTGTTCGCCGAGCGGGGCTACGACGCGACCTCCATCGAGGAGATCGCGCAGCGGGCCCAGGTGTCCAAACCCGTGGTGTACGAACACTTCGGCGGCAAGGAGGGCCTCTACGCGGTGGTCGTGGACCGCGAGATGTCGATGCTGCTGGACATGATCACCTCCTCGCTCACCCAGAACCGGTCCCGGGTGCGGCTCGAGCAGGTGGCGCTGGCGCTGCTCACCTATATCGAGGAACGCACCGACGGCTTCCGCATCCTGGTGCGGGACCAGGCCGCCACCGCCACCGCCGAGGAGAGCCGCTATTCGAGCCTGCTCAACGAGGCCGTCAACCAGGTCGCGCACATCCTGGCCGGTGATTTCGGCCGCCGCGGTTTCGACACCAGCCTGGCCACCCTCTACGCTCAGGCACTCGTCGGCATGGTCTCCACCGCCGCGACCTGGTGGCTCGACGTGCGGGTCCCGTCGAAGGAAGTGGTGGCCGCGCACCTGGTGAACCTGTGCTGGAACGGTCTGAGCCACCTCGAGGCCGACCCCGGGCTCAGTTCCGAATGGCCCACCGGAGCGGCGGCGGACTGA
- the mfd gene encoding transcription-repair coupling factor, with protein MSSSRPPLAGLAAVAGADAALRTVADLVGTTTVDMVAPAAARSFVAATVAGKRPVVVVTATGREADDLTVELTEILGDSVAQFPSWETLPHERLSPSADTVGRRLAVLRRLAHPDDPVFPVPLRVVVTTVRSLMQPMAAGLGDIEPIVLREGAELDFDDLLTRLVEFAYTRVDMVGKRGEFAVRGGILDLFPPTADHPVRVEFWGDEVTQVRAFAVADQRSLPEIEIDTVVATPCRELLLTAPVRERAAQVAAANAADAALVEMLDKLAEGIPVEGMEALLPVLQPGELTLLTEQLAAGTHVLLCDPEKIRTRAADLVRTGAEFLEASWTAASFGADAPLGGNGLDLAASSYRALPQIREDADRHGLAWWTLSPLASGDPAEVVLPLQQAPTARGSDELVATIFASLRAHVTTGGRAVVVVAGHGTAQRVLERLADAEVPATALTAGAEPAPGVVGVLCGTLHDGVVFADAALVVVAESDLTGNRVTAPGEGKRLPAKRRNQVDPLALSAGDMVVHDQHGIGRFVEMIERTVGGARREYLVIEYAPSKRGQPGDRLFVPMESLDQLSRYVGGEMPSLSKLGGSDWANTKRKARKAVREIAGELVQLYAARQAAPGHAFGPDTPWQKEMEDAFAFTETVDQMTAIAEVKADMEKPVPMDRVVCGDVGYGKTEIAVRAAFKAVQDGKQVVVLVPTTLLAQQHLQTFTERVAGFPVTVKGLSRFTDPAESRAVLEGMADGSVDIVVGTHRLLQTGVRWKDLGLVIVDEEQRFGVEHKEHIKALRTHVDVLTMSATPIPRTLEMSLAGIREMSTILTPPEERHPVLTYVGAYNDKQVTAAIRRELLRDGQVFYVHNRVSSIDKAAKRIRDLVPEARVVVAHGQMNEDTLERTVQGFWQREYDVLVCTTIIETGLDISNANTLIVERADTLGLSQLHQLRGRVGRSRERGYAYFLYPPEKPLTETAYDRLATIAQNSDLGAGMAVAMKDLEIRGAGNVLGAEQSGHVAGVGFDLYVRLVGEAVEAYRAAADGKPITTEEVKEVRIDLPVDAHIPPDYVASDRLRLEAYRKLAAAQDDSALASVVEELVDRYGPLPVEVGRLVSVAKLRLLAREYGITEIAVTGTTLKISPLLNLPDSKQLRLKRLYPSAGYKAASGVVQLPLPRVEDSVGAERVRDVQLLQFVADLLLALDGKAQGAVDLTVATEATAHR; from the coding sequence ATGTCCTCCTCTCGTCCACCGCTCGCGGGACTGGCCGCGGTGGCCGGTGCCGATGCCGCGCTGCGGACCGTCGCCGACCTGGTCGGCACCACCACGGTCGACATGGTGGCGCCGGCGGCGGCCCGGTCGTTCGTGGCCGCGACGGTGGCCGGGAAGCGGCCGGTCGTGGTGGTGACGGCCACCGGGCGCGAGGCCGACGACCTGACCGTCGAGCTGACCGAGATCCTGGGCGATTCGGTGGCCCAGTTCCCGTCCTGGGAGACGCTGCCGCACGAGCGGCTCTCGCCGAGCGCCGACACCGTCGGCCGCAGGCTCGCGGTGCTGCGCAGGCTCGCGCACCCGGACGATCCGGTCTTCCCGGTGCCGCTGCGGGTGGTGGTGACCACCGTGCGGTCGCTGATGCAGCCGATGGCGGCGGGTCTGGGCGACATCGAACCGATCGTGCTGCGCGAGGGCGCCGAACTGGACTTCGACGACCTGCTGACCCGGCTGGTCGAGTTCGCCTACACCCGGGTCGACATGGTCGGCAAGCGCGGCGAGTTCGCGGTGCGCGGCGGCATCCTCGATCTGTTCCCGCCCACCGCCGACCACCCGGTGCGCGTCGAGTTCTGGGGTGACGAGGTCACCCAGGTGCGCGCGTTCGCGGTGGCCGACCAGCGCTCGCTGCCCGAGATCGAGATCGACACCGTGGTCGCCACGCCCTGCCGGGAGCTGCTGCTCACCGCGCCGGTGCGCGAGCGCGCCGCCCAGGTCGCCGCGGCCAACGCCGCCGACGCGGCGCTGGTGGAGATGCTGGACAAGCTCGCCGAGGGCATCCCCGTGGAGGGCATGGAGGCGCTGCTGCCGGTGCTGCAACCCGGCGAGCTGACCCTGCTCACCGAGCAGCTCGCGGCGGGCACGCACGTGCTGCTGTGCGATCCGGAGAAGATCCGCACCCGTGCCGCCGACCTGGTGCGCACCGGCGCGGAGTTCCTGGAGGCCTCCTGGACGGCCGCCTCCTTCGGCGCCGACGCGCCGCTGGGCGGCAACGGCCTGGACCTGGCCGCCTCCTCCTACCGCGCGCTGCCGCAGATCCGCGAGGACGCCGACCGGCACGGGCTGGCCTGGTGGACGCTGAGCCCGCTGGCCTCCGGTGACCCGGCCGAGGTGGTGCTGCCGCTGCAGCAGGCGCCGACCGCGCGCGGCTCCGACGAGCTGGTGGCGACCATCTTCGCGTCGCTGCGCGCGCACGTCACCACCGGCGGCCGCGCCGTGGTGGTGGTCGCCGGACACGGCACCGCGCAGCGCGTGCTCGAACGGCTGGCCGACGCGGAGGTACCGGCCACCGCGCTGACGGCGGGCGCCGAGCCCGCACCGGGCGTGGTCGGCGTGCTGTGCGGCACCCTGCACGACGGCGTGGTCTTCGCCGACGCCGCCCTGGTGGTGGTCGCCGAATCGGATCTGACCGGCAACCGCGTCACCGCGCCCGGGGAGGGCAAGCGGCTGCCCGCCAAGCGCCGCAACCAGGTCGATCCGCTGGCGCTGAGCGCCGGCGACATGGTGGTGCACGACCAGCACGGCATCGGCCGGTTCGTGGAGATGATCGAGCGCACCGTGGGTGGCGCGCGCCGGGAGTACCTGGTCATCGAGTACGCGCCGAGCAAGCGCGGCCAGCCGGGCGACCGGCTGTTCGTGCCGATGGAGTCGCTGGACCAGCTCTCCCGCTACGTCGGCGGCGAGATGCCGAGCCTGTCCAAACTGGGCGGGTCGGACTGGGCCAACACCAAACGCAAGGCGCGCAAGGCGGTTCGCGAGATCGCCGGTGAGCTGGTGCAGCTCTACGCCGCCCGCCAGGCCGCCCCCGGCCACGCCTTCGGCCCGGACACTCCGTGGCAGAAGGAGATGGAGGACGCCTTCGCCTTCACCGAGACCGTCGACCAGATGACCGCCATCGCCGAGGTGAAGGCGGACATGGAGAAGCCGGTGCCGATGGACCGCGTGGTGTGCGGCGACGTCGGCTACGGCAAGACCGAGATCGCGGTGCGCGCGGCGTTCAAGGCCGTCCAGGACGGCAAGCAGGTGGTCGTGCTGGTGCCGACCACGCTGCTGGCCCAGCAGCATCTGCAGACCTTCACCGAGCGGGTCGCCGGTTTCCCGGTCACGGTGAAGGGCCTGTCCCGCTTCACCGACCCGGCCGAATCGCGCGCGGTGCTCGAGGGCATGGCCGACGGCAGCGTCGACATCGTCGTCGGCACCCACCGCCTGCTGCAGACCGGTGTGCGCTGGAAGGACCTCGGCCTGGTCATCGTGGACGAGGAGCAGCGCTTTGGCGTCGAGCACAAGGAACACATCAAGGCGCTGCGCACCCACGTCGACGTGCTGACCATGTCGGCGACGCCGATCCCGCGCACCCTGGAGATGAGCCTGGCCGGTATCCGCGAGATGTCGACCATCCTCACCCCGCCCGAGGAACGTCACCCGGTGCTCACCTACGTCGGCGCCTACAACGACAAGCAGGTCACCGCCGCGATCCGCCGTGAGCTGCTGCGCGACGGCCAGGTGTTCTACGTGCACAACCGAGTGTCCTCGATCGACAAGGCGGCCAAGCGGATTCGCGATCTGGTGCCGGAGGCGCGGGTGGTGGTCGCCCACGGGCAGATGAACGAGGACACCCTCGAGCGCACCGTGCAGGGTTTCTGGCAGCGCGAATACGACGTGCTGGTCTGCACCACCATCATCGAGACCGGCCTGGACATCTCCAACGCCAACACCCTCATCGTGGAGCGCGCCGACACCCTCGGCCTGTCCCAGCTGCACCAGCTGCGCGGCCGGGTCGGCCGGTCGCGGGAGCGCGGCTACGCCTACTTCCTCTACCCGCCGGAGAAGCCGCTCACCGAGACCGCCTACGACCGGCTGGCCACCATCGCGCAGAACTCCGATCTGGGCGCGGGCATGGCCGTGGCGATGAAGGACCTCGAGATCCGCGGCGCGGGCAACGTGCTCGGCGCCGAACAGTCCGGCCATGTCGCCGGTGTCGGGTTCGACCTCTACGTCCGGCTGGTCGGCGAGGCGGTGGAGGCCTACCGGGCCGCCGCCGACGGCAAGCCGATCACCACCGAGGAGGTCAAGGAGGTACGCATCGACCTGCCCGTCGACGCGCACATCCCGCCCGACTACGTCGCCAGCGACCGGCTGCGGCTGGAGGCCTACCGCAAACTGGCCGCCGCGCAGGATGATTCGGCGCTGGCGTCGGTGGTGGAGGAACTCGTCGACCGCTACGGGCCGCTGCCGGTGGAGGTCGGCAGGCTGGTGTCGGTGGCCAAGCTGCGGCTGCTGGCCCGCGAATACGGCATCACCGAGATCGCGGTCACCGGGACCACGCTCAAGATCTCCCCGCTGCTGAACCTGCCCGACTCCAAGCAGCTGCGCCTCAAGCGGCTCTACCCGAGCGCCGGCTACAAGGCGGCCAGCGGTGTGGTCCAGCTGCCGCTGCCGCGGGTGGAGGACAGCGTGGGCGCCGAGCGGGTGCGCGATGTGCAGCTGCTCCAGTTCGTCGCCGATCTGCTGCTGGCACTGGACGGCAAGGCGCAGGGCGCGGTGGACCTGACGGTGGCGACCGAGGCCACGGCGCACCGATGA